One Theropithecus gelada isolate Dixy chromosome 20, Tgel_1.0, whole genome shotgun sequence DNA segment encodes these proteins:
- the LOC112613848 gene encoding uncharacterized protein LOC112613848, with translation MSGRPAPVSRKQRLMAAQQEPAPGARELSPADGCVLVCAVCRCFLGEQWAAFERARTPVDKRMYWLKRPHQCDAGAGGRRGGAGAPREWNVAYALGSAGGDDDEDDGGGPRLRGAAEETRDSDLSELSDTDPLSEPDPPARDAASPHQDGAPGPGPRGGRGQEWRPTPGPTPGQGAEAPAQGRAEHEGLPAKAHADGEPKAGVRRRRKGVGRHWVPEARASVLRGIQDPWQGPPVQEASADGMKGPPSGRASKPLESRPLRETLRGFCTSEDSDINITSGEEDHKEQPFPGVCNPKEKENSGRVPRALPDSRAAPPEGLCCYICGSPLSPASHHQVHVQKQEKLAQAPFFPFLWLHSPPPGAQPISEGGSTLVCASCFSSLTQQWQSFELANVPVLQRLYVVPLDSHAPGMASKGRRLPREEGLPSGSLREACYLCGEDCTPDARAVPSRILNGNARSAMHFPFLSLLPCPPNAQGPNKRCEVRSCPKCFSVLEDVWALYRACQNEELITSVQGFLGRYHQAFSASDPALSELPASAQGGPVSICYICGAELGPGKEFQLNVNPASRLGEKEPFFPFLTVYPPAPRARPVDSTGLVATCVLCYHDLLAQWLQHEARSTHHAVSAWSRQYQVETFVCFFCQQEKKRCLGLKSVRVARLPLFLYTLRASHSLLVDDGQQLIIGACVECGTLVCAGHGLSRQGPMSWSSPVAAATKAVCGSLEASTATHPPTRESEPRPGAPTETLPRGPRMAQELRPVQCLQSSREEDGPDLAGAGWET, from the exons ATGAGCGGGCGGCCGGCCCCGGTCTCCCGCAAGCAGCGGCTCATGGCAGCC CAGCAGGAGCCGGCGCCCGGCGCGCGCGAGCTGTCCCCGGCCGACGGCTGCGTGCTGGTGTGCGCCGTGTGCCGCTGCTTCCTGGGCGAGCAGTGGGCCGCCTTCGAGCGCGCCCGCACGCCGGTGGACAAGCGCATGTACTGGCTTAAGCGGCCCCACCAGTGCGACGCGGGCGCGGGCGGCCGCCGTGGCGGCGCCGGGGCCCCCCGCGAGTGGAACGTCGCCTACGCGCTGGGCAGCGCCGGCGGCGACGACGACGAGGACGACGGTGGCGGCCCCCGGCTCCGCGGGGCCGCTGAGGAGACGCGAGACTCTGACCTGTCGGAGCTGTCGGACACGGACCCACTTTCCGAGCCCGACCCGCCCGCGCGGGACGCCGCCAGCCCCCACCAGGACGGGGCCCCGGGGCCAGGGCCTCGCGGGGGGCGCGGCCAGGAGTGGAGGCCAACTCCGGGACCCACTCCGGGACAGGGCGCAGAGGCACCGGCGCAGGGGCGCGCGGAGCACGAGGGGCTCCCCGCGAAGGCCCACGCGGATGGGGAGCCTAAGGCCGGGGTTAGGCGCCGGCGGAAGGGGGTTGGGAGGCACTGGGTTCCCGAGGCCCGGGCCAGCGTCCTGAGGGGCATTCAGGATCCTTGGCAAGGCCCTCCTGTCCAAGAGGCTTCTGCAGACGGCATGAAAGGGCCTCCCTCTGGCAGAGCCTCTAAGCCCCTGGAGAGCAGGCCGCTGAGGGAGACCCTCCGGGGCTTCTGCACATCCGAGGACAGTGACATCAATATCACCAGTGGGGAAGAGGACCACAAGGAGCAGCCTTTCCCAGGCGTCTGCAACCCCAAAGAGAAGGAGAACAGTGGCCGTGTCCCCCGGGCTCTCCCGGACAGCCGGGCGGCACCACCAGAGGGCCTTTGCTGCTACATCTGCGGGTCCCCGCTGTCGCCGGCCTCGCACCACCAGGTCCACGTGCAGAAGCAGGAGAAGCTGGCGCAGGCCCCGTTCTTCCCCTTCCTGTGGCTGCACAGCCCGCCTCCAGGGGCACAGCCCATCAGCGAGGGCGGCAGCACCCTGGTGTGCgccagctgcttctcctccctCACGCAGCAGTGGCAGAGCTTCGAGCTGGCCAACGTGCCGGTGCTGCAGCGACTCTATGTGGTGCCCCTGGACAGCCACGCCCCCGGCATGGCCTCCAAGGGCAGGAGGCTCCCGAGAGAAGAGGGCCTGCCCTCCGGGTCCCTGCGAGAGGCCTGCTACCTCTGTGGGGAGGACTGTACCCCAGATGCCCGGGCGGTCCCCTCCAGGATCCTCAATGGCAACGCGAGGAGCGCCATGCatttccccttcctcagcctccttcccTGCCCGCCCAACGCCCAGGGCCCCAACAAGCGCTGTGAGGTCCGCAGCTGCCCCAAGTGCTTCAGCGTCCTGGAGGATGTCTGGGCCCTGTACAGGGCCTGCCAGAACGAGGAGCTCATCACCTCCGTGCAGGGCTTCCTGGGCAGGTATCACCAGGCCTTCTCCGCCTCCGACCCTGCCCTCTCCGAGCTGCCCGCCTCAGCCCAGGGCGGTCCCGTGTCCATCTGCTACATCTGTGGGGCTGAGCTGGGCCCCGGGAAGGAGTTCCAGCTCAACGTGAACCCTGCCAGCCGCTTGGGCGAGAAGGagcccttcttccccttcctgacTGTGTACCCGCCTGCCCCTCGTGCCAGGCCTGTGGACTCCACCGGCCTGGTGGCCACCTGTGTGCTCTGCTACCATGACCTGCTGGCCCAGTGGCTGCAGCATGAGGCCCGCAGCACCCACCACGCTGTCAGCGCCTGGTCCCGACAGTACCAGGTGGAGACCTTCGTGTGCTTCTTTTGCCAGCAGGAGAAGAAACGGTGTCTGGGCCTGAAGTCCGTGCGGGTGGCCCGGCTGCCCCTGTTCCTATACACCCTGCGAGCAAGCCACAGCCTGTTGGTGGATGACGGACAGCAGCTGATCATCGGCGCTTGCGTGGAGTGTGGGACCCTGGTGTGTGCAGGTCATGGGCTCAGCCGCCAGGGACCCATGAGCTGGAGCTCCCCAGTGGCAGCAGCGACGAAG